In Apus apus isolate bApuApu2 chromosome 5, bApuApu2.pri.cur, whole genome shotgun sequence, the following are encoded in one genomic region:
- the LOC127385898 gene encoding uncharacterized protein LOC127385898 isoform X2, with product MRAPRAGLVLLVSLLIMPGMGAEDCPEGEYFSGGHCCVLCPADQITLTTCTLTRDTECQCKQGYFCPTEGCEICHRRSTTYPEGKDTVQNCNATTDVGCDSPGQGSLAPFIVVLIILGGFAALLLFLIRKLKSRKAASTDKDVEKGLESEGSTESLILPGQTPANTTINLEDEKSRESPEGQAQTNDNLEVKNTSPEENSVQLSELGTTSHCSWGCHMERCWRKITKPSPAAKTGQNPAFHQNAPPKVPKARMPAKHRARRTHCRIKVKDLSQRELRDTFQVIINEVPPKKWKLLMRTHLQENDISKIIYDFPNDREEQCYQMLLTWKNTLGEKQAIIKLLHEIRYLDIKAYDNVLNTLKSNNIITK from the exons ATGAGGGCCCCGCGGGCGggactggtgctgctg GTTTCACTGCTGATAATGCCCGGAATGGGAGCAGAGGACTGCCCGGAGGGAGAGTACTTCAGCGGAGGTCACTGCTGCGTACTTTGTCCAGCAG aTCAGATAACTTTGACAACCTGTACTCTGACACGTGATACTGAATGCCAATGCAAACAAGGGTATTTCTGCCCTACTGAGGGCTGTGAAATATGTCACAGAAGGAGTACAAC GTATCCGGAAGGGAAAGACACTGTGCAGAACTGCAATGCTACCACAGATGTAGGATGTGACTCACCTGGTCAAG GAAGCTTAGCTCCTTTCATTGTTGTTCTGATTATCTTGGGTGGTTTTGCTGCATTGCTGCTCTTTCTAATTAGAAAGCTGAAGAGTAGAAAAG ctgcttcaaCTGATAAAGATGTGGAGAAAGGTCTG GAGTCAGAGGGCAGTACTGAAAGCCTCATTTTACCAGGACAGACACCTGCAAATACCACAATCAACCTAGAGGATGAGAAGTCTCGTGAGAGCCCAGAGGGCCAAGCCCAAACCAATGATAACTTGGAAGTAAAAAACACATCACCAGAGGAAAACAGTGTTCAGCTTTCTGAGCTGGGCACCACCTCACATTGCAGCTGGGGGTGCCACATGGAAAGGTGCTGGAGGAAGATCACCAAGCCTTCACCAGCAGCAAAAACTGGACAGAATCCtgcttttcatcagaatgcCCCACCTAAGGTACCAAAGGCTAGGATGCCAGCAAAGCATAGG GCACGACGCACACACTGTCGAATAAAAGTTAAAGATCTCTCTCAAAGAG agctgaGAGATACCTTTCAGGTCATTATAAATGAAGTACCACCCAAAAAGTGGAAGCTCCTTATGAGAACTCATCTGCAGGAAAATGATAttagtaaaattatttatgacTTTCCTAATGATAGAGAAGAGCAATGTTACCAGATGCTTCTCACCTGGAAAAACACACTGGGAGAAAAACAGGCTATTATTAAATTACTACATGAGATAAGGTATCTAGATATCAAGGCTTATGATAATGTATtgaacactttaaaaagtaataacaTTATAACTAAATAA
- the LOC127385898 gene encoding tumor necrosis factor receptor superfamily member 26-like isoform X3: MRAPRAGLVLLVSLLIMPGMGAEDCPEGEYFSGGHCCVLCPAGTYVAAHCSTPHSRGRCENCTAGESYTAHANGLEECLTCRQCKDDQITLTTCTLTRDTECQCKQGYFCPTEGCEICHRRSTTYPEGKDTVQNCNATTDVGCDSPGQGSLAPFIVVLIILGGFAALLLFLIRKLKSRKAASTDKDVEKGLESEGSTESLILPGQTPANTTINLEDEKSRESPEGQAQTNDNLEVKNTSPEENSVQLSELGTTSHCSWGCHMERCWRKITKPSPAAKTGQNPAFHQNAPPKVPKARMPAKHRLCCEI, from the exons ATGAGGGCCCCGCGGGCGggactggtgctgctg GTTTCACTGCTGATAATGCCCGGAATGGGAGCAGAGGACTGCCCGGAGGGAGAGTACTTCAGCGGAGGTCACTGCTGCGTACTTTGTCCAGCAG GTACTTACGTTGCTGCCCACTGCAGTACTCCGCATTCACGAGGAAGATGTGAGAATTGCACTGCAGGAGAGAGTTACACTGCCCACGCGAATGGCTTGGAAGAATGCTTAACCTGCAGACAGTGCAAAGATG aTCAGATAACTTTGACAACCTGTACTCTGACACGTGATACTGAATGCCAATGCAAACAAGGGTATTTCTGCCCTACTGAGGGCTGTGAAATATGTCACAGAAGGAGTACAAC GTATCCGGAAGGGAAAGACACTGTGCAGAACTGCAATGCTACCACAGATGTAGGATGTGACTCACCTGGTCAAG GAAGCTTAGCTCCTTTCATTGTTGTTCTGATTATCTTGGGTGGTTTTGCTGCATTGCTGCTCTTTCTAATTAGAAAGCTGAAGAGTAGAAAAG ctgcttcaaCTGATAAAGATGTGGAGAAAGGTCTG GAGTCAGAGGGCAGTACTGAAAGCCTCATTTTACCAGGACAGACACCTGCAAATACCACAATCAACCTAGAGGATGAGAAGTCTCGTGAGAGCCCAGAGGGCCAAGCCCAAACCAATGATAACTTGGAAGTAAAAAACACATCACCAGAGGAAAACAGTGTTCAGCTTTCTGAGCTGGGCACCACCTCACATTGCAGCTGGGGGTGCCACATGGAAAGGTGCTGGAGGAAGATCACCAAGCCTTCACCAGCAGCAAAAACTGGACAGAATCCtgcttttcatcagaatgcCCCACCTAAGGTACCAAAGGCTAGGATGCCAGCAAAGCATAGG ctgtgctgtgaaatCTGA
- the LOC127385898 gene encoding uncharacterized protein LOC127385898 isoform X1, whose amino-acid sequence MRAPRAGLVLLVSLLIMPGMGAEDCPEGEYFSGGHCCVLCPAGTYVAAHCSTPHSRGRCENCTAGESYTAHANGLEECLTCRQCKDDQITLTTCTLTRDTECQCKQGYFCPTEGCEICHRRSTTYPEGKDTVQNCNATTDVGCDSPGQGSLAPFIVVLIILGGFAALLLFLIRKLKSRKAASTDKDVEKGLESEGSTESLILPGQTPANTTINLEDEKSRESPEGQAQTNDNLEVKNTSPEENSVQLSELGTTSHCSWGCHMERCWRKITKPSPAAKTGQNPAFHQNAPPKVPKARMPAKHRARRTHCRIKVKDLSQRELRDTFQVIINEVPPKKWKLLMRTHLQENDISKIIYDFPNDREEQCYQMLLTWKNTLGEKQAIIKLLHEIRYLDIKAYDNVLNTLKSNNIITK is encoded by the exons ATGAGGGCCCCGCGGGCGggactggtgctgctg GTTTCACTGCTGATAATGCCCGGAATGGGAGCAGAGGACTGCCCGGAGGGAGAGTACTTCAGCGGAGGTCACTGCTGCGTACTTTGTCCAGCAG GTACTTACGTTGCTGCCCACTGCAGTACTCCGCATTCACGAGGAAGATGTGAGAATTGCACTGCAGGAGAGAGTTACACTGCCCACGCGAATGGCTTGGAAGAATGCTTAACCTGCAGACAGTGCAAAGATG aTCAGATAACTTTGACAACCTGTACTCTGACACGTGATACTGAATGCCAATGCAAACAAGGGTATTTCTGCCCTACTGAGGGCTGTGAAATATGTCACAGAAGGAGTACAAC GTATCCGGAAGGGAAAGACACTGTGCAGAACTGCAATGCTACCACAGATGTAGGATGTGACTCACCTGGTCAAG GAAGCTTAGCTCCTTTCATTGTTGTTCTGATTATCTTGGGTGGTTTTGCTGCATTGCTGCTCTTTCTAATTAGAAAGCTGAAGAGTAGAAAAG ctgcttcaaCTGATAAAGATGTGGAGAAAGGTCTG GAGTCAGAGGGCAGTACTGAAAGCCTCATTTTACCAGGACAGACACCTGCAAATACCACAATCAACCTAGAGGATGAGAAGTCTCGTGAGAGCCCAGAGGGCCAAGCCCAAACCAATGATAACTTGGAAGTAAAAAACACATCACCAGAGGAAAACAGTGTTCAGCTTTCTGAGCTGGGCACCACCTCACATTGCAGCTGGGGGTGCCACATGGAAAGGTGCTGGAGGAAGATCACCAAGCCTTCACCAGCAGCAAAAACTGGACAGAATCCtgcttttcatcagaatgcCCCACCTAAGGTACCAAAGGCTAGGATGCCAGCAAAGCATAGG GCACGACGCACACACTGTCGAATAAAAGTTAAAGATCTCTCTCAAAGAG agctgaGAGATACCTTTCAGGTCATTATAAATGAAGTACCACCCAAAAAGTGGAAGCTCCTTATGAGAACTCATCTGCAGGAAAATGATAttagtaaaattatttatgacTTTCCTAATGATAGAGAAGAGCAATGTTACCAGATGCTTCTCACCTGGAAAAACACACTGGGAGAAAAACAGGCTATTATTAAATTACTACATGAGATAAGGTATCTAGATATCAAGGCTTATGATAATGTATtgaacactttaaaaagtaataacaTTATAACTAAATAA